In Ursus arctos isolate Adak ecotype North America unplaced genomic scaffold, UrsArc2.0 scaffold_2, whole genome shotgun sequence, the genomic stretch gtggtccatatatacaatggaatattactcagctatcagaaagaacgagttctcaacatttgctacaacatggacgNNNNNNNNNNNNNNNNNNNNNNNNNNNNNNNNNNNNNNNNNNNNNNNNNNNNNNNNNNNNNNNNNNNNNNNNNNNNNNNNNNNNNNNNNNNNNNNNNNNNNNNNNNNNNNNNNNNNNNNNNNNNNNNNNNNNNNNNNNNNNNNNNNNNNNNNNNNNNNNNNNNNNNNNNNNNNNNNNNNNNNNNNNNNNNNNNNNNNNNNGGGGCCCTTTTGAGTTTGGGGGTATTGGTCACGTTTCTGAGTCTGTCCCTGCGGCCACCAGTGCTCTGCCAAGAACCTGAGGAACATCTCGGAGCTGTTCTACTATGCGCAGAAGGCCGTGCTGCACCCCACAGCCCCGCTCTACGACCCCGAGGCCAAGCAGGTGGGCAGCAGGCTCTGGTGAGGCGGCCAGGCTGGGGGCAGCGGTGGAGTGGGGTACGTGCTGAGCTGGCTGTCCCTGCAGCTGAGGCCCGCGTGTGCCCAGGCCCTCACACGCATCTTCAGACTCTCAGACCAGGATCTAGACCAGGCGCTCAGTGACGAGGAGCTCAACGCTTTCCAGGTGCGGCCCCCTCTGTCTGCTGGTGCTGCCCGTCCCGCGAGGGCACAGCCTCGGGTGCCCTCAGTGACACTGAGCAGTCACTGAGGCAGCTGGCTGGCTGATGACGACTTTCCCTCGGGGGCAGAAATCCTGCTTTGGGCACCCCCTGGCCCCGCAGGCCCTGGAGGACGTGAAGATGGTGGTGTGCAAGAACGTGGCAGGAGGTGTACGGGATGACCGGCTGACCCTGGACGGTGAGTCCTGACGCCCTGCCgtgccctgggggcggggggcggccaGGCTGTGCTCAGTGCtatctgcttctctgcctcttccgGAACAGGCTTTCTTTTCTTGAACACGCTGTTCATCCAGCGTGGCCGCCACGAGACCACGTGGACCATCCTGCGGCGCTTTGGCTATGGAGACACGCTGGAGCTGACCCCGGACTACCTTGTCCCACCGTGAGTGGTGGGCGGGGCTCAGCCTCCCTTGTCAGTGGCAGGCGGGTGCCTGGGGGCTCCTCGACCCTCATCGGGGGCCCTTGGCATTGGGCCAGGACAGCCTTGCCGTGGGTGGTCAGGGTCGGACGACGCAGAGGGCCCCCTGCCCCAAGTGCTGTTCTCTCCAGTCTGCTCTCCGGCCACGGTGCTCGGCTGAGGGGGTAGTGCGGGAGCCTCCCCGTCCCTGTCCCAAGACCCGGGAGGTGTGGGGAGCCTGGCGGGCAGGGCCCCCTAGGAACTGGACGGCCCCCGCATCTCCTGCAGGCTGCATGTGCCCCCAGGCTGCAGCACCGAGCTCAACCATTTGGGCTACCAGTTTGTGCAGAGGGTGTTCGAGAAGCACGACCAGGTAAGGATGTCGTGACCTCCGCCCTGCGCCACCCCAGTCCCGCCAGCCTCCAGGTGCAGGTCTCCGCAGCCCCTCTGCCCACAGGACCATGATGGCTGCCTCTCGTCTGCGGAGCTAGAGAGCTTCTTCAGCGTGTTCCCCGCTGCCCCCTGGGGCCCTGAGCTGCCCCTCGAGGTCTGTGCCGAGGCTGGCCGGCTGTCTCTGCATGGCTACCTCTGCCAGTGGACGTGAGTTCAGCCCCTGCCCGTGCCGGCCATTCGGCAGCGACCCCGTGCCTCtcaccctccccttcctcctgcccctagCCTGGTGACCTATCTGGACGTCCGGCGCTGTCTTGAACACCTTGGTTACTTGGGCTACCCCACCCTCTGCGAGCAGGACTCCCAGGCCCACGCCATCACAGGTGGGTGCCCGCCTTCACCCtgagcccagcccctccctggcagCCCCCTCGGTCCCACTCACCCGGGCTGTCTGTCCGCAGTCACTCGTGAGAAGAGGCTGgaccaggagaaggggcagacGCAGAGGAATGTTCTCCTGTGCAAGGTGGTGGGCGCCCGCGGAGTGGGCAAGTCTGCCTTCCTGCAGGCCTTTCTCGGCCGCAGCCTGAGGGTGAGCATCtgcaggtggggggcaggggctctGGACGGTGTCCGGGTCAGCGAGCTTCACGCGGCTCCCTCCTCCACGCAGGGTACCAGGGAGTTCGCCGAGGAACGTGCCATCTATGCTATCAACACGGTGCAGGTCAACGGGCAGGAGAAGTACCTGATAGTGCGTGCTGGGGTCTCCAGGATAGACCTGGGTCCGCGTGGGGGGCTGTCTCAGTGTGGTGCGCGGGGCTGACCCTGCGCCCGCCCTGAGGCTGCTCTTTGTCTAGCTGTGCGAGGTGAGTGCCGACAGCCTGCTGGCCACCGCACCCGATGCCACCTGTGACGTGGCCTGCTTGATGTTCGATGGCAGCGACCCCGGGTCCTTCGCGCTCTGCGCCAGTGTCTACAAGGCAAGCACCCCACCTCGTCCCTCCAGGGCAGTCCCCACACCTCGGCCGACCGGGAAGGGACCTCACGCGGCCTCTCTCCGCAGCGCCACTACATGGACGGGCAGACCCCCTGCCTCTTTGTCTCCTCCAAGGCCGACCTGCCCGAAGGCATCTCGCCACCCGGGCTGTCGCCCACGGAGTTCTGCCGCAGACACCGgttgcctgcccctgcccccttctcGTGTGTCGGCCCGGCCAAGCTCAGCGCTGCTGTGTTCACCCGGCTCGCTGCCATGGCCGCTTTCCCGTGGGTACCCACACGCAGCCCTGTGGTGGGAGGCCGGGCCCTGTCCCAGGGAACCCGTAGTCCCTGCTGCCTGGAGAGCCAGACAGCTGTGGTGTCGAGGCCAGAGTCACTCGGGGGTGCAGGGCGGGCCTGGTCTCGCTGGTGGCCCTGTGCTCTGGGAGTTCGGCTGTGCGCCATGCGGACGGAACGCAGCGCCGGGAGGCAGAGTGGGGGCTGTGGCAGCAGGCGTCTGGGCAGCACCCCCAGGGTGTCTCCAGCCATCCTCTTTCTCCTGCAGACACCTGGCCCACAGGGAGCTGCACACCACCTCCTTCTGGCTGCGGGTGACGCTGGGGGCCATCGGGGCTGCTATCACTGCTGTCCTCAGCTTCTCACTCTACAGGGCCCTGGTGAAGAGCCGATGAGGcctcagggccacctgggtgctgGTGTGGGGCCGCCTGCTCGAGGAGGTGTTCCTTCTGTCTACACTTGGCTTCTGGGGACACTTGGCCCGCCTCCTTGTCTGACCCCAAGGGCAGGCCCCCAGGTCCCAGCCGCCTGTGTCCCTACCCAGCTGCACATGCCAAGCATCGCCCCGTTTGGGTATCACGTGTTGGAGGGGCTGGGCGTCATGGGTGAGGAACCAGTGACCCCCAGACCCAAGTATTCTCAGGGTTCCACTCCTTCCTGGTCCCAGGCAACCAGTGGGCATGAAGGGGGTCAGAAGACAGAACTCTGgaccagaggtgggggtgggggaaggacacGGGTGAGGATCGTgtggcctccctctcctccctggtgTGCAGTGGCCCAGTGCCTCACCCCGCCCGGAAGACATGAGGTGGCTCTCCTGATTAAACCTCACTTGTGTCTTTCGCACCTGGGATCCTGGTTTCTGAAGCTGACTTTTCTCGAATCCACTGAAACACGCCCTTTGTCTCAGCATGGGCTGGAAACCTCGCTACTGAGCCCCACAGCTCTCCTCCAGGCCTGGGTCCCCTTGCTGAGGGCTCCCTCGGGGCCCAGCTGCATCCATCCGGGTCCATGCTGGCCTGAGGGGTTCTGATACGAGAGACCCTCCTGGTGGCCGCAACGCCTTGCAAAGCTGAGCATCCCAGTCGCCTGGCTGAGGTGTGCCAAGGGTCTGGGACGCTGGGGCGGGACTGGGGTGTGCCCAGACGCCCTGCTGCTCGTGTGCAGGGTTGGCCTGGCCTGAGAACTCTGTCGTCTTTTCCTCACACCCTGACCAGAGGCCTCGGCCCCTTGCACTGGGCAGGGGACAGCCAGAGAGCCCcagcctgcagggtggggggcCGAGACCCTTTCTTGGGCCGGGGAGGGGCCCGGTGTGGGGCATCTACTGGGTATGTGTTCTGGGGCCTGGAGCAGAGCGCCTGCGGTGTGGCTGggcgccccctcctccctgctgtcaGCCCTTCTCTGTGAGGCAGCCGGCCCCAAGCCGCTATTGGTAGAAGGTTGGGGGAGCTCTGCCTGGAGCAACAGGGTTGCTCCAGCCTGACACAAGGTCTGGGGTTGACCCTGAAGTTGTCTTTCCACCGGCCCCACTGGCCCTCATCCCATGGGTGTGGGTCTCACCTGCTCTAGGGTGGGGCCGGATGCTGTTTCTGGCCAGTGTGTCCTGAGGCCCAGGCGCCAGGAGTGTTGACTGGCATCAGGATCTTGAGTGACATCCCCATGGTCTCGGTCACATCCATCCCTGGAGGGGTCTACTTGCCCTCCCCAGGAAGTAGGGACCCTTTGCTGGCCCAGCTGCAGCCCcgtgcattgggctctctgcacCAACGTCCATGGGTCTGCCTAGGCTCCCCATGAACTCCCGGAACTGGAATGGTCGGGGCTTTTCGGTCCCGGGTGGGTGCTGGGCATTGGTGTCCATGGACTGAGCAGGGACAGCTGCACCCAGCCTCGCCCTTGACCCCTGCTAGCTGCCCTGTTGCCCTTGGTGTCCATGTGGCAGGCACGCTGGCCGGAGTCAGGAGTCAGGCAGGGCGGTGGTCGGAAGGCACCCCAGGGGCGGTGGCTTCAGCGCTGAAGCCCCAAGCAGAGGGGCAAGCGAGGGAGGGATCTGGGTGCTcccctgtgactcagtttcccagCCGCCGAGCCCGCTTGACGAGCAGCCCCGGCCCGTAACGGGAAGGCGGTGAGCGGAGCGGCGCGACCCGAGCTCCGGTCGGGGCCTTTCCTTCCTGGGGCGCGTCCGCATGCGGGGCGCGCGCGAGTCCCGGCCGCGCGTGGCGGGGCCGGCGGCGGCAGCGTGCGCGCGGGGGCGGGCGGCTCTAGCTTCGTGACGCGGCGCCGAAAGGAGCGGGCGGAGCGGCCGGGCCGGGGCGGAGCGGAGTCGTCCGCAGAGCAGCCCCTTCCGGCCGCGGCCGCCgaccccggcccccggccccgcctGGCTCTATGGACAGGAGCTCGCTGCTGCAGCTTATCCAGGAGCAGGTgcgtggggtgggtggggggcgccGGCACCGCCCCCGCCGCAGCCCTCCGCCGCTGGGCTGGGCCGAGGCGACGGAGCTCGCAGAGAGCCGCGGTCCAGTCCCCGCTCGGCGCCTCCTCTCAAGCCCCCTCTCCCACGACCTTGGTCCCCTGCCTGACACCCCAGGGGAGAGCAAGCCAGATCTGGGTTCCTGGAGAGGTATAGGAGGGTGGGAGATTGTCCTCAGACCTTGGCCCTACCCTtctaggaggaggggcagggcagaaaTGAGGTGGGGAAGTCCCTAAGAGCTGGAGGCCTGGGACCCAGGCACTGGTACCCTGGGAGCTCCTGAGACCGTGTGCATACAGAAGTCTGGCCCCAGGGTGCTTGCAGCCTGCCACTCCCCGCTGGCCTGGCCCAGCCCTGTGGCCTGGAGGCCTGACCCACCCTCAAGCCTTGGccgatgccccccccccccagcagctggACCCTGAGCACACAGGTTTCATCGGTGCGGACACCTTCACCGGCCTGGTGCACAGCCATGAGCTGCCCCTGGACCCGGCCAAGCTGGACATGCTGGTGGCCTTGGCCCAGAGCAACGAGCGGGGC encodes the following:
- the RHOT2 gene encoding mitochondrial Rho GTPase 2 isoform X2; protein product: MVVCKNVAGGVRDDRLTLDGFLFLNTLFIQRGRHETTWTILRRFGYGDTLELTPDYLVPPLHVPPGCSTELNHLGYQFVQRVFEKHDQDHDGCLSSAELESFFSVFPAAPWGPELPLEVCAEAGRLSLHGYLCQWTLVTYLDVRRCLEHLGYLGYPTLCEQDSQAHAITVTREKRLDQEKGQTQRNVLLCKVVGARGVGKSAFLQAFLGRSLRGTREFAEERAIYAINTVQVNGQEKYLILCEVSADSLLATAPDATCDVACLMFDGSDPGSFALCASVYKRHYMDGQTPCLFVSSKADLPEGISPPGLSPTEFCRRHRLPAPAPFSCVGPAKLSAAVFTRLAAMAAFPHLAHRELHTTSFWLRVTLGAIGAAITAVLSFSLYRALVKSR
- the RHOT2 gene encoding mitochondrial Rho GTPase 2 isoform X1; translation: MTTFPRGQKSCFGHPLAPQALEDVKMVVCKNVAGGVRDDRLTLDGFLFLNTLFIQRGRHETTWTILRRFGYGDTLELTPDYLVPPLHVPPGCSTELNHLGYQFVQRVFEKHDQDHDGCLSSAELESFFSVFPAAPWGPELPLEVCAEAGRLSLHGYLCQWTLVTYLDVRRCLEHLGYLGYPTLCEQDSQAHAITVTREKRLDQEKGQTQRNVLLCKVVGARGVGKSAFLQAFLGRSLRGTREFAEERAIYAINTVQVNGQEKYLILCEVSADSLLATAPDATCDVACLMFDGSDPGSFALCASVYKRHYMDGQTPCLFVSSKADLPEGISPPGLSPTEFCRRHRLPAPAPFSCVGPAKLSAAVFTRLAAMAAFPHLAHRELHTTSFWLRVTLGAIGAAITAVLSFSLYRALVKSR